A stretch of Colletotrichum lupini chromosome 2, complete sequence DNA encodes these proteins:
- a CDS encoding gelsolin has product MDDVSKFLQDVKEMNARRTEEDDARQRELDEKIQQEKRERQARRAERARSISPQKSSPANTPPPSSRGNTHTTQLSDDLRLSSPGLEHTGSPRPLSRGIAAPETMDSFSTSPTKENDSPFDAESKRSSVTSPTGGVQGARPLSWQRRPNSQHSDRSKSRPLSVVAAENATRTSQNPTPDPSSATEQTFSRDQISQSLGSKDPAWFRQTADRASVGSAANRKSQVEDTDTNDMSSMRAHQLPGMSRSSSTDLSAEQSSPTKDTRLGSPLSLGSSQRLDPPAEISENDPTALRRKSIIGSGRSSPTRPVSPTKGMGGFVQSAMMKRSDSVKRWSVTSPPGLVRADSAASSRPESRSRPQSMYMRDGAATPTGSSHSRSLSRPASRPTSRHSNQEQQDEIETTPKAPAAAPPPEAKPEAKPDVKLDTKLDNKEEDNKDVTPPSSPSKTMDSRRWSPTKASWLETALNKPESPKPKPPPVSNQPAWMVELNKAKAHKAANPSADLGRSGSVSSQKHEVNVGGLMRSSPMGSHVSKPSVSGLKGIYAPPVQTHKTGGSISSPSFRTSTIKSPAGEDKPEGDALPVDIPKRSSVTDSPSVAKVKPETPPKKDFRAGLKSRNVSGDASSSKEPANELQNVFGNLRRTKTQNYVAPDELKNNISRGKAALNMTGGPKPSERKDEFKDAILKKKQDFQAAQSQGKGVVRTKSNASENPVPEALLKRHALSKSISGRSDATSPSAIEHRKSVSERPKSSYRDDSNESVASLRSPSVKSPSARSPSLKSPSIKSPVESGPTVEVQKESIAPGRLQGRAAAGGLAGRFNPALAGLLARGPPPMATNGGRDAEKSEESSGAPAEPTAPGPQLTHMTKGRARGPRRKAPSSKAPSAAAPSAEVASESKPSPSALSPAKDEWPVVEAAVKSPAKEAPMSIQAQVAAQAAAKNRPAPLKPFGTPSKVPAEKPAEKSPEKPVLPAKEEDPVSKRRSRSPTMKLQASPIKPVEEKPSEPASQPTSPKKLDMKRMSRFFEENNQSSPKPESPKRESPMMDSPPKMSSPPKMVSPTKENPKVESPKITSPKVASPKRESPASSPSIKPKPVFEKPFSPPPQKSEEEVRPKPVFEKPPSPVLQRSEEVSPVKTFGRPLPEPKPSSPAKPFSDKVEEAPAPTRTFGRPLPEPTPRSPTRSPVRSPPPNEQFDSPHVAPLRTFGRPLSRPSSPQKSNDRVDSEPVVSVKNAASMFGGAVVRSPPLEAKSRFESPVSPVQRTDTPTRISTRPLPIPPKPSSPTPVASPVRSPTKSSSEVSSLLDDFFGTPRPQREYRLDTTEVLMNKPRVRDIQSQGTRLFQITGDGKKIPVQSHNERILFEREMYICAHTFSNEAGWKETEVYFWAGDEVPAATVEDTTLFVNREARSLGGKLVKMRQGRETPEFIMALGGMIITRRGTNTKYDSLAPSMLCGRRTLGQVVFDEVDFSSASLCSGFPFLITQSGMCYLWKGKGSDVDELSCARLIGMDLSLMGELIEIEDGSEPDSFWAIFNDGTKPLSADHWRLKSNYDKYCQRLFRSDASAAKQVTEISPFTQADLDPSSIYVLDAFFEMYIIVGRTAQSEYSSFRNALDFAQEYAILASGMEDRPFIPISTVVLEGIPKDLKSVFRKWRDESSPTIMPQKAASGLKRGRSLRVVPLTHALQALSE; this is encoded by the exons ATGGACGACGTCTCCAAGTTTTTGCAAGATGTCAAGGAGATGAATGCTCGCCGAACCGAAGAAGACGACGCCCGTCAACGCGAACTCGACGAAAAGATACAGCAAGAGAAGAGAGAACGACAAGCTCGCCGCGCCG AACGCGCTCGATCCATTTCCCCTCAGAAATCGTCCCCGGCCAACACCCCACCACCCTCCTCTCGAGGTAACACACACACGACGCAGCTTTCCGATGACCTAAGACTGTCTTCTCCCGGTCTCGAACACACAGGCAGCCCTCGCCCTCTCTCACGAGGCATCGCAGCTCCCGAAACCATGGACAGCTTCTCAACCTCTCCAACCAAGGAGAACGATTCCCCCTTTGACGCCGAAAGCAAGCGATCGAGCGTGACCTCTCCTACCGGCGGCGTACAAGGAGCGCGGCCGCTGTCGTGGCAGAGACGTCCCAACTCTCAGCATTCGGATCGATCCAAGAGCCGTCCCTTGTCCGTCGTCGCCGCCGAGAACGCGACCAGGACCTCGCAGAACCCAACTCCCGACCCCTCCTCCGCAACCGAGCAGACCTTCTCTAGGGACCAAATCTCGCAATCACTGGGTTCCAAAGACCCCGCGTGGTTCCGCCAAACGGCCGATCGTGCCAGCGTCGGCTCAGCTGCAAATCGCAAGAGTCAGGTTGAGGATACTGATACCAACGACATGTCCTCAATGCGCGCCCATCAGCTCCCCGGCATGAGCCGCAGCTCTTCGACAGACTTGTCTGCTGAGCAGTCTAGCCCGACGAAAGACACCAGACTGGGCTCGCCGCTGTCACTCGGCAGCTCCCAGAGACTCGACCCCCCTGCCGAGATCTCCGAGAATGATCCCACAGCGCTGCGCCGAAAGTCAATCATTGGATCTGGTCGCTCGTCACCCACGCGACCTGTTTCTCCTACCAAGGGCATGGGTGGTTTCGTCCAAAGCGCAATGATGAAGAGGTCAGACAGCGTCAAGAGATGGAGTGTAACCTCTCCCCCTGGCCTCGTACGCGCCGATTCAGCTGCTTCAAGCCGGCCTGAGTCTCGCTCCCGTCCGCAGAGCATGTACATGCGGGACGGAGCTGCTACACCTACGGGGTCATCTCACTCTCGGTCTCTGTCCCGCCCTGCCTCTCGCCCTACTTCTCGACATAGCAACCAGGAACAACAAGACGAGATCGAGACTACACCAAAAGCACCTGCAGCAGCACCTCCTCCCGAAGCCAAGCCTGAGGCCAAGCCCGACGTCAAGCTCGATACCAAGCTCGATAACAAGGAGGAGGACAATAAGGATGTGACACCGCCGTCAAGCCCTTCGAAGACTATGGATTCTAGGAGATGGAGCCCGACGAAGGCAAGCTGGCTGGAAACTGCACTGAACAAGCCAGAGTCTCCGAAACCTAAGCCTCCGCCGGTATCAAACCAGCCAGCTTGGATGGTGGAGCTCAACAAAGCAAAGGCTCACAAGGCTGCCAACCCCAGTGCCGACCTTGGTCGAAGCGGCTCAGTATCATCGCAGAAGCACGAAGTCAATGTCGGCGGGCTGATGCGTTCATCACCGATGGGAAGCCATGTCTCCAAGCCCTCTGTAAGTGGCCTCAAGGGTATATATGCACCTCCAGTACAAACCCACAAGACCGGCGGCAGCATCAGCAGCCCAAGCTTTCGCACCAGCACAATCAAGAGCCCGGCAGGCGAGGACAAACCGGAAGGAGATGCTCTGCCCGTGGATATTCCAAAGCGCTCCTCGGTAACTGACAGCCCTTCTGTGGCTAAAGTCAAGCCTGAAACTCCTCCCAAGAAGGATTTCCGCGCTGGCCTGAAGTCAAGAAACGTCTCTGGCGATGCTTCTTCTTCCAAAGAGCCCGCCAACGAGTTGCAGAATGTATTTGGCAACTTGCGACGGACAAAGACGCAGAATTACGTGGCGCCAGATGAGCTGAAGAACAATATTTCGCGCGGCAAAGCGGCCTTGAACATGACTGGTGGGCCGAAGCCTAGCGAGCGCAAGGATGAGTTCAAAGATGCGATTTTGAAGAAGAAGCAGGATTTCCAGGCTGCTCAATCGCAAGGCAAAGGCGTGGTTAGAACCAAGTCCAATGCATCTGAGAACCCTGTTCCAGAAGCTCTGCTGAAAAGACATGCGTTGAGCAAGTCGATCTCGGGCAGATCAGATGCTACCTCACCCTCCGCTATCGAGCATCGAAAGTCTGTCAGTGAGAGGCCCAAGTCATCGTACAGAGACGATTCCAATGAGTCGGTCGCTTCGCTCAGGTCGCCTTCTGTCAAATCGCCCTCTGCCAGGTCGCCGTCACTCAAATCGCCTTCTATCAAGTCGCCAGTAGAATCTGGACCTACGGTCGAGGTTCAGAAGGAGAGCATTGCTCCTGGTCGGCTTCAGGGACGTGCCGCTGCCGGTGGCCTGGCGGGCCGCTTCAATCCTGCACTCGCAGGACTTTTGGCCCGTGGTCCCCCTCCCATGGCTACCAATGGAGGGCGTGATGCTGAAAAGTCAGAAGAATCGAGCGGGGCGCCCGCCGAACCTACGGCTCCAGGACCTCAGCTTACACACAtgactaagggtcgtgctcgtGGGCCGAGAAGAAAGGCGCCGTCTTCCAAGGCTCCCTCCGCAGCTGCGCCAAGCGCAGAAGTGGCAAGCGAATCTAAGCCCAGCCCAAGTGCTCTCTCACCGGCGAAGGACGAGTGGCCTGTAGTGGAAGCAGCCGTCAAGAGCCCCGCAAAGGAGGCTCCAATGTCCATTCAAGCTCAGGTCGCTGCTCAAGCAGCTGCCAAGAATAGGCCAGCACCTCTCAAGCCCTTTGGCACCCCTTCTAAGGTTCCCGCTGAGAAACCTGCAGAAAAGTCTCCAGAGAAGCCTGTTCTCCCGGCCAAGGAGGAAGATCCCGTGTCAAAGCGCAGGTCCCGATCTCCTACGATGAAGCTCCAGGCCTCCCCGATCAAGCCTGTCGAGGAGAAACCCAGCGAACCCGCCTCTCAGCCCACCTCACCTAAGAAGCTGGACATGAAGCGAATGTCTAGATTCTTTGAAGAGAACAACCAGTCGAGCCCAAAGCCTGAAAGTCCCAAAAGGGAGAGCCCAATGATGGACAGCCCTCCCAAGATGAGCAGCCCGCCTAAGATGGTCAGCCCGACGAAGGAGAACCCCAAGGTAGAGAGTCCCAAGATCACCAGCCCCAAGGTTGCCAGCCCGAAGAGAGAAAGTCCGGCTTCGTCGCCAAGCATCAAGCCCAAGCCCGTTTTCGAGAAGCCCTTCAGCCCGCCACCCCAAAAGTCGGAGGAGGAAGTCAGACCGAAGCCAGTATTTGAGAAGCCTCCTAGCCCTGTACTTCAGAGAAGCGAGGAAGTCTCTCCTGTCAAGACTTTCGGGCGGCCTCTCCCCGAGCCTAAGCCAAGTTCTCCTGCAAAGCCTTTCTCGGACAAAGTGGAGGAAGCTCCTGCGCCCACCAGGACTTTTGGACGCCCGCTGCCCGAACCAACTCCCAGATCACCCACAAGGTCTCCCGTTCGGTCACCGCCGCCTAATGAGCAATTCGATAGCCCTCACGTAGCGCCTCTCAGAACCTTTGGCCGACCTCTGTCCAGGCCCAGCTCACCTCAAAAGTCGAACGACAGGGTTGACAGCGAGCCTGTTGTGTCCGTCAAGAACGCTGCATCGATGTTCGGCGGTGCTGTGGTACGGTCGCCACCTCTGGAGGCCAAGTCGCGATTTGAGAGCCCGGTGTCTCCAGTCCAAAGGACCGATACTCCCACGAGGATCTCTACAAGGCCCCTGCCTATCCCACCGAAGCCTTCCTCGCCTACACCAGTCGCATCTCCTGTTCGATCCCCCACGAAGTCAAGCTCAGAGGTCTCCAGTCTATTGGATGACTTCTTTGGCACGCCACGGCCACAGAGGGAGTACCGCCTTGACACCACTGAAGTGTTGATGAACAAGCCCCGGGTGCGCGATATTCAAAGTCAAGGCACCAGGCTGTTCCAAATTACTGGGGACGGGAAGAAGATACCTGTACAATCACACAACGAGCGTATCTTGTTCGAGCGGGAAATGTACATCTGTGCTCACACATTTTCCAACGAGGCTGGCTGGAAGGAGACCGAGGTATATTTCTGGGCTGGTGACGAGGTACCGGCAGCAACTGTGGAAGACACGACTCTGTTTGTCAACCGGGAGGCTCGTTCGCTCGGCGGCAAGCTCGTCAAAATGCGCCAAGGCAGAGAAACTCCCGAGTTCATCATGGCGCTCGGAGGTATGATCATCACACGTCGCGGTACCAACACCAAGTACGACTCCTTGGCACCAAGCATGCTGTGTGGTCGCCGGACGCTTGGCCAGGTTGTGTTTGACGAGGTCGACTTCTCATCTGCAAGCCTCTGCTCCGGGTTCCCTTTCTTGATTACGCAGTCAGGAATGTGCTATCTCTGGAAGGGCAAGGGCAGTGATGTAGATGAGCTGAGCTGCGCCCGCCTCATTGGTATGGACTTGAGCTTGATGGGCGAGCTCATAGAAATCGAGGACGGCAGCGAGCCGGATAGCTTCTGGGCCATCTTCAACGACGGCACGAAGCCGCTCTCTGCAGACCACTGGCGTTTGAAGTCCAACTACGACAAGTACTGCCAAAGACTCTTCCGCTCGGACGCGTCTGCGGCGAAGCAG GTCACTGAAATCAGCCCGTTCACTCAGGCTGACCTGGACCCTTCCTCCATCTACGTTCTGGATGCATTCTTTGAAATGTACATTATCGTCGGTAGGACGGCGCAGAGCGAGTACAGCTCCTTCCGCAACGCTCTTGACTTTGCGCAAGAGTATGCCATTCTGGCTAGTGGCATGGAAGATCGGCCCTTTATCCCCATATCGACAGTCGTGTTGGAAGGCATTCCCAAAGACCTGAAGAGCGTGTTCCGCAAGTGGCGAGACGAGTCTAGCCCGACCATTATGCCCCAAAAGGCGGCGTCCGGCCTGAAGCGCGGACGATCTCTGCGCGTCGTTCCCCTCACCCACGCGCTCCAGGCTCTTAGTGAGTAA
- a CDS encoding ADP-ribosylation factor 4: MLSILRKARLKDKEMRILMLGLDNAGKTTIVKKIMGEDVNTVSPTLGFIIKTIDYDGYKLNIWDVGGQKTLRSYWRNYFEKTDALIWVVDATDRLRIEDCREELHGLLQEEVRANGEDGEEDDDTCGRGAELTYFIQGLQLEAIRTHRWHVLRCSAMTGSNLKEGLAWVVDDAKKRLFLY, from the exons ATGTTGTCCATTCTGAGAAAAGCACGTCTCAAAGACAAGGAGATGCGAATCCTGATGCT AGGCCTCGATAATGCGGGAAAGACCACGATTGTCAAGAAGATTATGGGCGAAGACGTCAACACAGTAAGCCCGACATTGGGCTTCATCATCAAGACTATAGACTACGATGG ATACAAGCTAAACATTT GGGACGTGGGTGGGCAAAAGACACTACGCTCGTACTGGCGGAATTACTTTGAAAAGACGGATGCGTTGATCTGGGTCGTCGATGCCACAGATCGACTGCGAATCGAGGATTGCAGAGAGGAGCTCCACGGCCTGCTGCAAGAAGAGGTTCGTGCCAACGGCGAGGATGGggaggaggacgacgacACGTGTGGAA GGGGAGCCGAGCTGACGTATTTCATCCAGGGGCTGCAATTGGAGGCGATTAGAACACATCGCTGGCACGTCCTGCGATGCAGTGCCATGACAGGCAGCAACCTCAAGGAAGGCCTTGCTTGGGTGGTGGACGACGCAAAGAAGAGGCTGTTCCTGTACTAG